From the genome of Dickeya aquatica, one region includes:
- the ampG gene encoding muropeptide MFS transporter AmpG, with protein MFIRLFSFFHKQNNLTLLALGFASGLPLALTSGTLQAWMTVENVDLKTIGFFSLVGQAYVFKFLWSPFMDRYTPPFMGRRRGWLLITQLLLVAAITAIGMLDPARHLWWLAVFAVIIAFCSASQDIVFDAYKTDLLPPQERGSGAAISVLGYRLAMLASGGLALWIADRFLGWHATYWLMALLMLLCTLATLWSPEPVVNAPSPRTLEQAVMAPLQDFFRRNNAWLILLLIVLYKLGDAFAASLSTPFLIRGMGFQPGEVGLVNKTLGLFATLVGALYGGILMQRWTLFRALMIFGLLQALSNAGYWFLTLSGKHLLSMAVVIFLENLCAGMGTAAFVALLMALCNKSFSATQFALLSALSAIGRVYVGPIAGWLVEIYSWSWFYLFSIAIAVPGLLLLKLCQRTLDTPLSEQKFPQRSAFPRLYRLASRLFFIGSGVFIMGLLSWAARAIGLIGSVAPENGLMSMGALLTLAAILLGCLLDYSASRRC; from the coding sequence ATGTTTATCCGTCTTTTCTCGTTTTTCCATAAACAGAATAACCTGACCTTGCTGGCTTTGGGCTTCGCTTCCGGCTTACCGCTGGCGCTAACCTCTGGCACCTTGCAAGCATGGATGACCGTAGAAAATGTGGATTTAAAAACCATCGGGTTCTTTTCGCTGGTCGGTCAGGCATATGTGTTCAAGTTTCTCTGGTCGCCGTTCATGGACAGGTACACACCACCCTTTATGGGGCGGCGACGCGGCTGGCTGTTGATAACGCAGTTACTGTTGGTCGCAGCCATTACCGCAATAGGTATGCTCGATCCTGCTCGTCATCTCTGGTGGCTGGCCGTGTTCGCCGTCATTATTGCGTTTTGTTCCGCATCCCAGGATATCGTGTTTGATGCCTATAAAACGGATTTACTGCCACCACAGGAGCGAGGCAGTGGTGCTGCTATCTCCGTGCTTGGCTACCGTCTTGCCATGCTCGCATCTGGAGGTCTGGCGCTGTGGATTGCCGACCGTTTCCTTGGCTGGCATGCGACTTACTGGCTGATGGCCCTCTTGATGCTGCTATGCACACTCGCCACGTTATGGTCGCCAGAGCCGGTGGTGAATGCCCCCTCGCCACGCACGCTGGAACAGGCGGTAATGGCCCCCTTGCAGGACTTTTTTCGTCGTAACAATGCCTGGCTTATTTTATTATTGATTGTCCTGTACAAACTGGGGGATGCGTTTGCCGCCAGCCTTAGCACGCCATTTCTAATACGCGGCATGGGCTTTCAACCCGGTGAAGTCGGGTTAGTTAATAAAACGCTTGGCTTATTCGCAACCCTTGTCGGTGCCCTATACGGTGGCATATTGATGCAGCGCTGGACATTGTTTCGTGCACTGATGATTTTTGGTCTGCTACAAGCGTTATCCAATGCCGGTTACTGGTTTCTTACCCTCTCAGGCAAACATTTGCTTTCTATGGCCGTGGTTATCTTTTTAGAAAACCTGTGCGCAGGTATGGGAACCGCCGCCTTCGTTGCGCTTCTTATGGCTTTATGCAACAAATCTTTTTCCGCAACACAGTTTGCTTTGCTCTCGGCGCTTTCTGCCATTGGACGGGTATATGTCGGCCCGATTGCAGGCTGGCTTGTCGAGATCTACAGTTGGTCATGGTTTTATCTGTTCTCTATTGCCATTGCTGTTCCAGGACTGCTGTTGCTGAAATTATGTCAGCGCACGCTGGACACGCCCCTGTCAGAGCAGAAATTCCCACAGCGCAGTGCCTTCCCGCGGCTTTACCGGCTGGCTTCACGCCTTTTTTTCATCGGTAGCGGAGTGTTTATCATGGGTTTACTGAGTTGGGCGGCGCGAGCTATCGGCCTGATAGGGTCCGTTGCACCAGAAAATGGGTTGATGAGTATGGGAGCATTGCTGACGCTGGCCGCTATTCTGCTCGGCTGCCTGCTTGATTACAGCGCGTCACGCCGTTGCTAA